A stretch of Camelina sativa cultivar DH55 chromosome 18, Cs, whole genome shotgun sequence DNA encodes these proteins:
- the LOC104760627 gene encoding squamosa promoter-binding-like protein 2 has product MECNAKPSLQWEWENLISFGASSAETPRKIIPMEWELDGFDCTSLYSSSFAAVAYGGSSGSDIAHAFSKSSKSTSISSSSAEVRTYNFTSEAGESLPGELGSSKEFAKGINTSPSLELSFGSGDPVLGLKLGKRTYFEDFWEVENAKGLGLPVSLASSSVSPVKKAKPISQRLQTPHCQVEGCNIDLSSAKDYHRKHRICENHSKFPKVVVSGVERRFCQQCSRFHCLSEFDEKKRSCRRRLSDHNARRRKPNPGRTYDGKAQVDFVWNRFALIHPRSEENFLWPSSKPVPSRGLMQQPTKTETSNKLFTEHCGFGLLDRKTKTARAELFSKEKVTISSSHMGASQDLDGALSLLSNSTTSWDQPRRFSLDHHPTSNLQSVAHRSVTQLNSVSSYWQPDPPAVDGPTTQHRNGIGQFNENYFSLNQFYN; this is encoded by the exons ATGGAGTGTAATGCAAAGCCATCGTTGCAATGGGAATGGGAAAACTTAATATCTTTTGGTGCTTCATCAGCTGAAACTCCTAGAAAGATTATACCAATGGAGTGGGAACTTGATGGGTTTGATTGCACCTCTCTGTATTCTTCAAGCTTTGCTGCAGTAGCTTATGGTGGTAGTTCAGGTTCAGATATAGCTCATGCTTTCTCCAAAAGCTCAAAGTCAACTTCCATTAGCTCTTCATCAGCTGAAGTGAGAACATACAATTTTACATCAGAAGCTGGTGAAAGTCTTCCAGGAGAATTAGGCAGCAGTAAAGAGTTTGCCAAGGGAATCAATACTTCTCCAAGTCTTGAACTATCCTTTGGCTCTGGTGATCCGGTTCTCGGTTTAAAGCTTGGTAAGCGAACATACTTTGAAGACTTTTGGGAAGTGGAAAATGCGAAAGGTTTAGGACTTCCAGTGAGCCTCGCGTCATCTTCTGTTTCTCCGGTGAAGAAAGCAAAACCCATTTCTCAGAGGTTACAAACCCCTCACTGTCAAGTTGAAG GTTGTAATATTGATCTCTCATCAGCTAAAGACTATCACCGTAAACACCGGATTTGTGAAAACCATTCGAAGTTCCCTAAAGTCGTCGTGAGTGGCGTTGAGCGTCGGTTCTGCCAACAATGTAGCAG GTTCCACTGTCTCTCTGAGTTTGATGAGAAGAAACGTAGCTGTCGCCGGCGTCTCTCAGATCACAATGCAAGACGTCGCAAGCCAAATCCTGGGAGGACATATG ATGGGAAAGCACAGGTGGATTTTGTATGGAACAGATTTGCACTTATCCATCCAAGAAGTGAGGAAAATTTTCTATGGCCAAGTTCGAAGCCCGTACCATCAAGAGGGTTAATGCAGCAACCTACAAAGACCGAAACTTCCAATAAGCTGTTCACCGAgcactgtggatttggattgtTAGACCGCAAAACCAAAACCGCAAGAGCTGAGTTATTCAGTAAAG AAAAGGTCACAatctcttcttcacacatgGGTGCTTCTCAAGATCTTGATggtgctctctctcttctgtcaAATTCAACAACATCATGGGACCAACCGAGACGTTTTTCCCTTGATCACCATCCTACAAGCAACCTCCAATCCGTGGCTCACCGGTCTGTGACTCAACTCAATTCAGTGTCCAGCTATTGGCAGCCGGATCCACCAGCAGTTGATGGCCCAACCACTCAGCATAGAAATGGGATAGGCCAGTTTAATGAGAACTACTTCAGCTTGAACCAGTTCTATAACTAA
- the LOC104760628 gene encoding uncharacterized protein LOC104760628 yields MSPIVITQLATGISVLAGAVFIKSVMDQKPMAGGGQFPRCPTCNGTGRVACFCSRWSDGDVGCRRCSGSGRAACSNCGGSGTGRPLPAQLTVQPPPNRPY; encoded by the coding sequence ATGAGTCCGATCGTCATAACCCAGTTAGCCACAGGTATCAGCGTGTTAGCCGGTGCGGTCTTTATCAAATCGGTCATGGACCAAAAGCCTATGGCTGGTGGTGGTCAGTTCCCTCGTTGCCCGACTTGTAACGGTACAGGACGAGTCGCTTGTTTCTGTTCTCGATGGTCTGATGGTGACGTTGGATGTCGTAGGTGTTCTGGTTCGGGTCGTGCGGCTTGTAGCAATTGTGGTGGTTCTGGAACAGGTAGACCTTTACCGGCTCAGCTTACGGTTCAGCCACCACCGAACCGTCCTTAttga
- the LOC104760631 gene encoding nuclear transcription factor Y subunit C-1-like, which produces MAEDQESPIRPEFPIGRVKKIMKLDQDINKINSEALHLITYSTELFLHFLAEKSAVVAVEKKRKTVSLDHLRTAVKRHQPTSDFLLDSLPLPSQPGRHTKTASDKKAPPPPPVGTRRIDDFFQ; this is translated from the coding sequence atggCGGAAGACCAAGAATCACCAATCCGACCGGAGTTTCCAATAGGAAGAGTGAAAAAGATAATGAAACTCGACCAAGACATCAACAAAATCAACTCAGAAGCTCTTCACCTAATCACCTACTCAACCGAGCTCTTCCTCCACTTCCTCGCCGAGAAATCAGCTGTCGTAGCGGTGGAGAAGAAGCGTAAGACTGTTAGTCTCGATCATTTGAGAACCGCCGTGAAACGACACCAACCTACTTCCGATTTCTTACTCGATTCGCTTCCCTTACCGTCTCAGCCTGGACGACATACCAAAACTGCTTCCGACAAGAAagctcctccgccgccgcctgTTGGGACTCGccgtattgatgatttttttcagTAA
- the LOC104760630 gene encoding uncharacterized protein LOC104760630, translated as MQGASYIHQLSGEPIFCSRCSCGNLMDEVLQFQGDGSGASVGNGVDHASLIITDDLKVEVTSVELTLTALKDIGYAYCDKLVERIHDFNFQEVATLLECLFTSDTPLTDTFLNKKSSYGMKRIHKMLIAAIHEDRGESKADQMITLNAYVRKKEGNILFVECGEDFVDLLFTFLAIPLESVWGVASNGTILGCIGNLCRSFKELSVVDSGREAKCVLPHYYKCQKQLLDVVTTHKPPTYYSYVSFSVDHFREYSLSENSDKPVVYEWEKLVPVISMDPKCEGDSNTTDESTTPSGGFMKRGTKFMVTDDLIITPSNSTSTIGFLKEKQVLLDSVEVQDIIIRKEEAIRLLEASLVTFSALTTSLLAMESASTSVPQSRLFKKPKIET; from the exons ATGCAAGGAGCTTCTTATATTCATCAACTCTCAGGGGAACCTATCTTTTGCTCGAGATGTAGCTGTGGGAATTTGATGGATGAAGTGTTACAGTTTCAAGGAGATGGAAGTGGAGCTAGTGTAGGAAATGGTGTTGATCATGCTTCACTCATAATCACTGATGATTTGAAAGTGGAAGTTACCTCTGTTGAGTTAACACTTACTGCTCTTAAAGATATTGGCTATGCATATTGCGATAAGTTGGTTGAGAGGATTCACGACTTCAATTTCCAAGAG GTAGCTACTTTGCTGGAGTGTTTATTCACATCGGATACGCCACTGACCGATACATTTCTGAATAAGAAAAGCTCATATGGTATGAAGAGGATTCATAAAATGCTGATTGCTGCCATCCATGAAGATAGAGGGGAATCAAAAGCAGATCAAATGATTACACTAAATGCATATGTTAGGAAGAAGGAAGGGAACATTCTGTTTGTTGAATGTGGCGAAGACTTTGTTGATCTTCTCTTCACCTTTCTTGCTATACCTCTCGAATCTGTATGGGGAGTAGCCAGCAATGGAACCATTCTTGGATGCATTGGTAACTTGTGCAGAAGCTTTAAGGAGTTGAGTGTTGTTGATTCAGGAAGAGAAGCTAAATGTGTACTTCCTCATTACTACAAGTGTCAGAAGCAGCTGCTCGATGTTGTCACTACACATAAGCCACCAACTTACTACAGTTATGTTTCCTTTTCTGTGGATCATTTTAGAGAGTATAGTCTGTCTGAAAACTCTGATAAGCCAGTTGTTTATGAGTGGGAAAAACTCGTGCCCGTGATTTCGATGGATCCAAAATGTGAAGGTGATAGTAACACTACTGATGAGTCAACAACACCTAGTGGTGGATTTATGAAGAGAGGGACAAAATTTATGGTAACTGATGATTTGATCATCACACCTTCGAATTCAACCTCAACCATTGGatttctaaaagaaaaacaggTCCTATTAGACTCTGTAGAGGTTCAAGATATCATCATTAGAAAAGAAGAG GCCATTAGGTTATTAGAAGCTTCATTAGTGACATTCTCTGCCTTGACCACTAGTCTTCTAGCCATGGAATCAGCTTCCACAAGTGTACCTCAAAGCCGACTTTTCAAGAAGCCAAAGATTGAGACTTGA
- the LOC104760629 gene encoding uncharacterized protein LOC104760629: protein MVLGLRTKSRKDNGVFVEYLVSIKELKPWPTSQVPAQCVLLKWENGENNSGSFIAVVGKDTIMFNESFRLTLTLEPKFGTDNKFHKNLLELHVYDAKKKDKGVKNKLLGTASVNLADFGVLTNSVPVGAPFTFKKSSRNDASSEIYLTVEPAGEEDYDEGNRSSCSSQPKMSFSRRSGEGSEFSLASLTDDDDDASSVSSSTRRVSFSAMCDANSTNTEAVVNGDEKKGWKHVTLKHSNNEAVLVSEIENLLREEERKRQSNQVVVEIDQKQKGDTNAFQLKKQFSEIKSGPLTLPPDAARKQMKLRTNTLALGRKTLGMEGIPRLKQLKSIQLHFDGAKDESHKKASGVSNKVGLTSQEPRTETLEDELKESAALEAAVYSVVAEHSSSMSKVHAPARRLARFYLHACRGTDHSKRASAARAAVSGMILVSKACGNDVPRLTFWLSNSIVLRAMLSRGMEKMKIVPEKSSSDEWEDFRAFLAALEKFESWIFSRVVKSVWWQSMTPHMQSAAVKGSISRKVSGKRRLGHRNQGLYAIELWKNAFRAACERLCPLRGSRQECGCLPMLAKLVMEQLISRLDVAMFNAILRESAAEMPTDPVSDPISDINVLPIPAGKASFGAGAQLKNAIGTWSRWLEDQFEPREDKSGRNKDDDSNNKEKPESENFRLFHLLNSLGDLMMLPFKMLADKSTRKEVCPTLGPPIIKRVLRNFVPDEFNPHRIPRRLFDVLNSEVSTEEDNGCIIIFPCAASPTVYLMPSVDSIKRFIGELNNPSLSESGSSVFKKQYTSEDELDDLDTSINSILSAPGTTNSSEWMPKGYGRRKTVRYQLLREIWKEDGLQ from the exons atggtGTTGGGTCTTCGAACAAAGAGTCGTAAAGACAATGGAGTGTTCGTTGAGTATCTAGTCTCAATCAAGGAGCTAAAACCATGGCCAACAAGCCAAGTCCCTGCACAATGCGTCCTTCTCAAATGGGAAAATGGCGAAAACAACTCAGGCTCTTTCATCGCTGTCGTGGGCAAAGACACGATCATGTTCAACGAGTCCTTTAGGCTAACCTTAACGTTAGAACCCAAATTTGGAACCGACAACAAGTTCCACAAGAATCTTCTTGAACTCCATGTCTACGACGCGAAAAAGAAAGACAAGGGCGTCAAGAACAAGCTTCTTGGCACGGCCTCGGTCAACCTCGCTGATTTCGGCGTGTTGACCAACTCGGTCCCCGTCGGAGCTCCGTTTACTTTCAAGAAAAGCTCAAGGAATGATGCTAGCTCCGAGATTTACCTAACTGTTGAGCCGGCTGGAGAGGAGGATTACGATGAAGGAAATCGGAGTAGCTGTTCGTCGCAGCCGAAGATGAGCTTCTCGAGAAGATCCGGAGAAGGTAGTGAGTTTAGTTTGGCGTCGTTGACGGACGACGATGACGATGCTTCGTCAGTGTCTTCTTCAACACGGCGAGTTTCTTTCTCAGCTATGTGTGATGCTAATTCCACG aacacaGAGGCGGTGGTGAACGGAGATGAGAAGAAAGGCTGGAAACATGTAACGCTAAAGCACAGCAACAATGAAGCAGTACTCGTCTCCGAGATTGAGAATCTactgagagaagaagagagaaagagacagagcAATCAAGTGGTCGTTGAGattgatcaaaaacaaaagggTGATACAAATGCCTTTCAGCTCAAGAAACAGTTCTCTGAGATCAAATCTGGTCCTTTAACGTTGCCTCCGGATGCAGCGCGAAAACAGATGAAACTTCGAACAAACACTCTTGCCTTAGGAAGAAAGACTCTAGGAATGGAAGGTATCCCAAGACTCAAGCAGCTTAAGTCTATTCAGTTGCATTTTGACGGAGCCAAAGATGAAAGTCACAAAAAGGCGAGTGGAGTGAGCAACAAGGTAGGTTTAACTTCGCAGGAGCCTAGAACAGAGACGCTTGAAGATGAGCTGAAGGAATCTGCAGCTCTTGAAGCAGCTGTTTACTCTGTGGTCGCTGAGCACAGTAGCTCCATGAGTAAGGTTCATGCTCCAGCTCGTCGTCTTGCTAGGTTTTATCTTCATGCTTGCAGAGGAACAGATCACTCTAAGAGAGCCAGTGCGGCTAGAGCCGCGGTTTCTGGAATGATATTGGTTTCTAAAGCATGTGGAAATGATGTTCCAAG GTTAACATTTTGGCTATCAAACTCGATTGTGCTTAGAGCAATGTTAAGCCGTGGTATGGAGAAAATGAAGATTGTCCCTGAAAAATCCAGTTCAGATGAATGGGAAGATTTTCGAGCATTTCTAGCGGCTTTGGAGAAGTTCGAGTCTTGGATATTTTCCAGAGTTGTCAAGTCAGTTTGGTGGCAG AGTATGACACCGCATATGCAATCTGCAGCGGTTAAAGGATCTATCTCGAGGAAAGTTTCGGGAAAAAGACGTTTAGGTCATAGGAACCAGGGACTCTATGCTATAGAGCTATGGAAGAATGCCTTTAGAGCTGCCTGTGAAAGACTTTGTCCACTAAGAGGTTCAAGACAAGAGTGTGGTTGTCTACCTATGCTTGCTAAACTG GTGATGGAACAGTTAATTAGTAGACTTGATGTAGCAATGTTCAATGCGATACTCCGTGAGTCAGCGGCTGAAATGCCAACAGATCCTGTCTCTGATCCAATCAGTGACATAAATGTTCTTCCAATTCCAGCAGGAAAAGCAAGTTTTGGAGCAGGCGCACAGCTAAAAAACGCG ATTGGAACTTGGTCCAGATGGCTTGAGGATCAATTTGAACCAAGGGAGGACAAATCTGGTAGAAACAAAGATGACGATAGCAATAATAAAGAGAAGCCAGAAAGTGAAAATTTCAGACTGTTCCATTTACTCAACTCGTTAGGCGATTTAATGATGCTTCCATTCAAAATGCTTGCAGACAAATCCACTAGAAAAGAG GTTTGTCCAACACTTGGTCCACCAATTATAAAGAGAGTTCTTCGAAACTTTGTCCCAGATGAGTTTAACCCGCACAGAATCCCGAGAAGACTATTCGATGTTCTAAACTCCGAG GTTTCAACAGAAGAAGACAATGGATGCATCATAATCTTCCCTTGCGCTGCATCCCCCACGGTCTACTTAATGCCGTCTGTAGATTCCATAAAACGCTTCATAGGAGAGTTGAACAATCCGTCTTTATCTGAATCCGGATCATCGGTATTCAAGAAACAATACACAAGTGAGGATGAGCTCGATGACTTGGATACATCTATTAACTCTATACTGTCTGCTCCTGGAACAACCAATTCGTCAGAGTGGATGCCGAAAGGATATGGACGCAGAAAGACTGTAAGATATCAGCTCCTTAGAGAAATATGGAAGGAAGATGGATTACAATGA
- the LOC104763161 gene encoding uncharacterized protein LOC104763161, with product MVLGLRTKSRKDNGVFVEYLVSIKELKPWPTSQVPAQCVLLKWENGENNSGSFIAVVGKDTIMFNESFRLTLTLEPKFGTDNKFHKNLLELHVYDAKKKDKGVKNKLLGTASVNLADFGVLTNSVPVGAPFTFKKSSRNDASSEIYLTVEPAGEEDYDEGNRSSCSSQXQNYLFNTILKSVIN from the coding sequence atggtGTTGGGTCTTCGAACAAAGAGTCGTAAAGACAATGGAGTGTTCGTTGAGTATCTAGTCTCAATCAAGGAGCTAAAACCATGGCCAACAAGCCAAGTCCCTGCACAATGCGTCCTTCTCAAATGGGAAAATGGCGAAAACAACTCAGGCTCTTTCATCGCTGTCGTGGGCAAAGACACGATCATGTTCAACGAGTCCTTTAGGCTAACCTTAACGTTAGAACCCAAATTTGGAACCGACAACAAGTTCCACAAGAATCTTCTTGAACTCCATGTCTACGACGCGAAAAAGAAAGACAAGGGCGTCAAGAACAAGCTTCTTGGCACGGCCTCGGTCAACCTCGCTGATTTCGGCGTGTTGACCAACTCGGTTCCCGTGGGAGCACCGTTTACTTTCAAGAAAAGCTCAAGGAATGATGCTAGCTCCGAGATTTACCTAACTGTTGAGCCGGCTGGAGAGGAGGATTACGATGAAGGAAATCGGAGTAGCTGTTCGTCGCAGCNtcaaaattatttattcaacacaattttaaaatccGTTATAAACTAG
- the LOC104760632 gene encoding structure-specific endonuclease subunit slx1 has protein sequence MTRLLLSRTFQSVKLRDTNPKASEFKILKNPQTQVSISPSSSQKSQENLKIPDPKSWSVYLILSTNEPIKTYVGITTDFARRLKQHNGEIRGGAKASSAGRPWLCACIITGFTCLSQAASFESKWKIFSRKLPRRKKDEEMSQSDALLLHRRRALDKVEESLECSHLETDWKI, from the exons ATGACGAGGTTGCTGCTATCTAGGACGTTCCAGTCCGTGAAGCTCCGCGACACCAACCCCAAAGCTTccgaattcaaaattttgaaaaatccACAAACCCAAGTCTCgatttcaccatcttcttcgcAGAAATCGCAAGAGAATTTAAAAATCCCCGATCCCAAATCCTGGTCCGTTTATCTCATTCTCTCCACAAACGAACCCATCAAAACATATGTTGGCATCACCACAGATTTTGCTCGCCG GTTAAAGCAGCACAATGGTGAAATCAGAGGTGGTGCAAAAGCTTCAAGTGCTGGAAGACCATGGCTTTGTGCTTGTATCATCACTGGATTCACTTGTTTAAGTCAAG CTGCATCGTTTGAATCGAAATGGAAGATCTTCTCGAGAAAGTTACCACGGAGAAAAAAAGATGAGGAGATGAGTCAGAGTGATGCTTTGCTTCTACACCGGAGGAGAGCATTGGATAAAGTCGAGGAATCACTTGAATGCAGTCATCTTGAAACCGACTGGAAAATTTAA
- the LOC104760633 gene encoding LOW QUALITY PROTEIN: extensin-3 (The sequence of the model RefSeq protein was modified relative to this genomic sequence to represent the inferred CDS: deleted 2 bases in 1 codon; substituted 1 base at 1 genomic stop codon): TFLIKNKNVKMIINFSPIKMVVTLLLLAFGLVQARYPTSSTEPFHSLPDRSAKISVNQYPGVTHPFLPPTHPPPPHKNVKISTNQYPGVTHPFYPPSHGKHPPPPHKNVKMLTNQYPGVTHPFYPPSHGKHPHHHIRTXRSANQYPGVTHPFYPPSHGKHPPPPHKNVKMSANQYPGVTHPFLPPTHGKHPPPPHKYVKMSANQYPGVTHPFLPPTHGKHPPAPPKNVKMSPNS; encoded by the exons acatttttaatcaaaaacaaaaatgtgaaaatgaTTATCAACTTCTCTCCAATAAAAATGGTGGttactctgcttcttcttgcaTTTGGCCTTGTCCAGGCTAGATACCCAACTTCATCAACTGAACCATTTCATTCTTTACCAGACAGAAGTGCAAAAATATCAGTGAACCAATATCCCGGTGTGACACATCCATTTTTACCTCCAACAcacccaccaccaccacataaGAACGTGAAGATATCAACGAACCAATATCCAGGTGTGACACATCCATTTTATCCTCCATCACACGGAAaacatccaccaccaccacataaGAATGTGAAGATGTTAACAAACCAATATCCAGGTGTGACACATCCATTTTACCCTCCATCACACGGAAAACATCCACACCACCACATAAGAACGTGAAG GTCAGCAAACCAATATCCAGGTGTGACACATCCATTTTATCCTCCATCACATGGAAaacatccaccaccaccacataaGAACGTGAAGATGTCAGCAAATCAATATCCAGGTGTGACACATCCATTTTTACCTCCAACACACGGAAaacatccaccaccaccacataaGTACGTGAAGATGTCAGCAAACCAATATCCAGGTGTGACACATCCATTTCTACCTCCAACACACGGAAAACATCCACCAGCACCACctaaaaatgtgaaaatgtCACCAAACTCATAA